CCGGAGCCGAGGCGCTGATTCCGGACGCGCTGTACACCGAGGCGGGTGCCACCATCGGTGATGCGTGGTCGGCGGACGTCGTGGTGAAGGTTGCACCACCGTCGCCGGCCGAGGTGGATCGGCTGAGCAAGGGCCAGTCGCTGATCGGCTTTCTGGCGCCGCGCAATGCGGTCAATGCGATCGGCCGGCTGCGCGACGCGGGAGTGCAGGCTTTCGCGGTCGAGGCGATTCCGCGCATCTCGCGTGCTCAGGTCATGGACGCGCTGTCGTCGCAGGCCAACGTCGCCGGCTACAAGGCGGTACTGCTCGCCGCGTCCGAATCCACTCGCTTCTTCCCGATGCTGACCACCGCGGCCGGCACGGTCAAACCGGCCACCGTGCTGGTGCTCGGGGTTGGGGTGGCCGGCCTGCAGGCGCTGGCTACCGCGAAACGCCTGGGCGGCCGCACCACCGGGTACGACGTGCGGCCCGAGGTCGCCGATCAGGTCCGGTCGGTCGGCGCGCAATGGCTCGATCTGGGAATCGACGCCGCCGGCGAGGGCGGTTATGCCCGGGAACTGACCGATGCGGAGAAAGCGCAGCAGCAGCAGGCCCTGGAAGACGCGATCAAGGGTTTCGACGTGGTGATCACCACTGCCCTGGTGCCCGGACGGCCGGCGCCTCGGCTGGTCACCGCGGCGGCGGTGGCCGGGATGAAGCCGGGATCGGTGATCGTCGATCTGGCCGGCGAAACCGGCGGCAACTGCGAGCTGACCGTGCCCGGGGAAACCGTGGTTCGGCACGACGTGACCATCTGCTCGCCGTTGAACCTGCCGGCCACCATGCCCGAGCATGCGTCCGAGCTGTACGCCAAGAACATTGCGGCGCTGCTGGAGCTGATGCTCGTCGACGGTCGGCTCGAACCGGATTTCTCCGATCAGGTGCTCGCCGATTCCTGCGTGACTCGTGAGGTGAAGTAACGCACATGTACACCGAACTTCTCGCCGATATCGCGATCCTGGTGCTGTCCGGGTTCGTCGGCTTCGCGGTCATCTCCAAGGTGCCCAACACCCTGCACACCCCGTTGATGTCGGGCACGAACGCCATTCACGGCATCGTCGTGCTCGGTGCGCTGGTGACCCTCGGCCGGGTCGAGCACCCGTCGGTCGCCATCCAGATCATCCTGTTCGTCGCTGTGGTGTTCGGCACGCTCAACGTGATCGGTGGATTCGTGGTGACCGATCGAATGCTGGGCATGTTCAAGGGCAAGAAGGCCCCGGCGAAGGTGAGCGAGTAGACCCGATGGACAACCTCGTCAGCATTCTCTACATCGTCGCGTTCGCGCTGTTCATCTACGGCCTGATGGGCCTGACCGGGCCGCGGACCGCGGTGCGGGGCAATCAGATCGCCGCAGTCGGGATGGCCCTCGCGGTGGTCGCGACCCTGATCTCGATCCGGGACACCGCCAACTGGATTCTCATCGTCGCCGGCCTGGCTGTCGGTATCGCGCTCGGCGTCCCGCCTGCGCGGTTCACCAAGATGACGGCGATGCCGCAGCTGGTCGCCGCGTTCAACGGGGTCGGTGGCGGCACCGTGGCGTTGATCGCCTGGGCCGAGTTCCTCGATACCAGCGGTTTCTCGCAGTTCCAGCACGGTGAGGAACCCACCGCGCCGATCATCGTCGGCTCGCTGTTCGCCGCGATTATCGGGTCGATCTCGTTCTGGGGCTCGTTGATCGCGTTCGGCAAGTTGCAGGAGATCCTGCCCGGCCGGCCGATCGGGCTGGGCCGGTTGCAGCAGCCGGTCAACCTGCTGCTGTTGATCGCTGCAGTGGGTGCTGCGGTGGTGATCGGGGTCCGCGCGTCCGGCGACGGTGCGTCGCAGTGGTGGATGATCGGGCTGCTGGTGGCGGCCGGCGTGCTCGGGCTGATGGTGGTGT
Above is a genomic segment from Skermania piniformis containing:
- a CDS encoding NAD(P) transhydrogenase subunit alpha, which gives rise to MYTELLADIAILVLSGFVGFAVISKVPNTLHTPLMSGTNAIHGIVVLGALVTLGRVEHPSVAIQIILFVAVVFGTLNVIGGFVVTDRMLGMFKGKKAPAKVSE
- a CDS encoding Re/Si-specific NAD(P)(+) transhydrogenase subunit alpha codes for the protein MRIGVVRESNDGERRVALVPKIIPSLVKHGAVVVVESGAGAEALIPDALYTEAGATIGDAWSADVVVKVAPPSPAEVDRLSKGQSLIGFLAPRNAVNAIGRLRDAGVQAFAVEAIPRISRAQVMDALSSQANVAGYKAVLLAASESTRFFPMLTTAAGTVKPATVLVLGVGVAGLQALATAKRLGGRTTGYDVRPEVADQVRSVGAQWLDLGIDAAGEGGYARELTDAEKAQQQQALEDAIKGFDVVITTALVPGRPAPRLVTAAAVAGMKPGSVIVDLAGETGGNCELTVPGETVVRHDVTICSPLNLPATMPEHASELYAKNIAALLELMLVDGRLEPDFSDQVLADSCVTREVK